GATATTATAACGAGGATCATACGTAAGCTTCATAACATCGCCTCCTCATTTTTAAGCGTTTAAAAGTAACGCGTAATCACGGTGATCACAACCCACTCGTTATCCTCTCGAACGGTGTAAACCTCAACCTGCTTGGTGTGATAGTGTTTCCCACGCCGTCTGTCCTCAAATGAAAAGTTGCGACGAAAGCCGGTCCGTCCAAATTTGGCCGGAAAGCATTCGCCTTTTTCTATCGTAGCGACTACTTCGTCCTCAGTAGCACCACGTTCCTTCATACGTTCTTTAGCGTGCGGATGAATACGAATTGCCATAACTAAACTCCCAGTTCCTTTCAGCGAGGTTAACGCTGACCGATCTCATATCTGACCTCTGATCGGAAGATCTTCAGGATCTCCTCCGTTATCTCCTCGATCGAACGGCCGGTGGTCTCTATTTGGAAATCGGCCTTGGCATAGAAGGGAGCCCTCCTAGCCAGCAGTTTCCTGATCCTCCCCATCGGATCGGGCGCGTTCAGGAGCGGCCGATGGCTTTCGGATGACACCCTCCTCCAGATCTCCTCCGGCGTTGCATTGAGACAGAAGATGATTCCGTTGCGTCTGAGGTTTTTCAGGTTCTCCTCTCTAAGCACCACGCCTCCGCCGGTCGAGATGACGTGTGCATCCAGCTTCGAGACCCTCTCCACCACCTGGGATTCCACCTCCCTGAAAAAGGGTTCGCCGAACCGGTTGAAGATCTCCGGTATGCTCACGCCGATCTCCTCTTCGATAAGGTCGTCAGTATCTATCAGGGGATATCTCAGGATGTGCGACAGTTTCCGGCCGACGGCCGTCTTACCCGTGCCCATGAATCCCACCAGGATTATGTTGGCCATCTCTCGATCCCCTCGACGTAGGAGTTGAAATTGCGGAGGGTCTCTCTCATACAGTCGCCGCCGAATTTTTCGAGCATCGCATCAGCGAGGATCAGCCCTACCATAGCTTCCCCTACGACGCTCGCCGCCGGGACGGCACAGACATCCGATCGTTCCCTTGACGCCTCGACGGGCGATTTGGTTTCGATGTCCACCGAACGCAACGGACGGGTAAGGGTCGGGATGGGCTTCATGGCGGCCCTCACGACGATCTCCTCGCCGTTGGAGATCCCCCCTTCGATTCCTCCGGCGTTGTTGGTGGATCTGTAAAATCCCCTCTCGGATGAGTAGAATATCTCATCATGCACCGACGAGCCTGGCTTCTCCGCCACCTTGAATCCCGCTCCTATCTCGACCCCTTTTATCGCCGGTATGCTCATCAAAGCCGCGGAGAGCCTGGCGTCGAGCCTGAGATGCCAGTGGGCGTGGCTTCCCAGTCCCACGGGAACTCCCCGTGCGATCACCTCAAAGACCCCGCCGATCGAATCCCCCTTCTCCCGCGCCTCATTGATCCTCCGGATCATTTCACCTTCAACCATCGGATCGGGGCATCTGAGTGGGGATGAATCGACCCTGTCCAAATCAAATCTATCCCTTTCGGCCTTCACATCTCCGATCTGGATGACATACCCCCTGATGGCTATCCCGAACTCCCTCAGGAACTGCTTTGTCAGGGCTCCGACGGCAACCCTCGCGGCGGTCTCACGGGCGCTCGCACGTTCAAGGACATTTCGGAGGTCCTTATGGCCGTATTTGATTCCTCCGGCCAGATCGGCATGACCGGGGCGGGGGCAGGTGACCTTCCTCTCATCGGCGCGATCAGGGGAGAACCGGCTCGGATCGGGCTCCATAACTTGAGCCCAGTTGATCCAGTCTTTATTTGATATCATCATCGATATCGGTGATCCCAGGGTTACCCCGTTCCTGATCCCTGAGATGATCTGTACCGAATCCCTCTCGATCCTCATCCTGCCGCCGCGGCCATATCCCCCTTGCCTTCGCCTCAGGTCGCCGTTTATATCCTCCACATCTATCTTCAGCCCTGCCGGGATACCGACCAGAACGGCTATCAAAGCCCTGCCATGCGATTCACCGGCGGTGAGAAACTCAAGTTTGCGCAGCATGAATTTAAATCCCCAAATTTAATCGGTACGCTCAAATTTCCTCTGAATGTAACAGTATCACCGATAGGAGACTGGAAGCAGGAAGTAGGGGAGACAGGGTGACAAGGGGACAAGGAAAGAGACGTATTGCGTAGGGCGTATTGCGACCGGCATGAGCAAGCTCATAAGCGTGGGAAAACCTGCCTCCTGCTTCCTGTTTCCTGCCTCCTTCCAATTCTGAGAAATAAGCACTTCTGACCTCTCAGATCTCTGCTACACTTAACGATAATATGAGCGAATCGGTATATATAGTATATCCGATACCAGTCGGCCGGTCAACGGTGGGGGATGAGCCGTGAATTGACATCCTCGACGCTAAGGTGTAAAATCTCTATTGGAAGATCCGAAAGTCTCAGATCCATAAGGGGAGGTCGCCATGTTTAAATCATCAATCGTTTTGTCTCTCGCAGGGGTTATGCTTTTCGCCGGGTTATGCTTGGCCTTGGACCCGGACGATCCGGCCCTTGTGGGACTGTGGCTGTGCGATGAGGGGAAGGGAGATGTCGTCAAGGATTCCTCAGGGAACGGCAACGATGGTAGGTTCAACGGGCCGTTTGACTGGACTGACGGGAAATTCGGTAAGGCTGTGTTGTGTAAAGGTAGCGGCAGCATCGACGTCGATGTCTCGGATAGCCTTAACAGCATCACCGATGCGCTTACCATAGCCGGCTGGTTCAGGGTGGATGGGTCCTCTGATACAGGCCCCAGAAGGCAAGAGGCGTATCTGCTGGAGGATCAATCCAACTCCGAGCCGGTTCCGGACGGCTGGTCGTTCAGGATCTGGACCGATAGGGGAATATCGCCTGGGTTCTACGGAACGACGAAGCTGAAACAGGGGCAGTGGTACCACATAGCCGGCGTTTACGATGGTGAGACGATGAAGCTCTACATCGACGGCGTGCCCGAACCAAAGGCTCTTACCAGCGGTGGGGCCGATTGGGACGCCAAATGGAGCGGAAAGATACAGACGCCGGGCAACCCTTTGCAGCTAAAATACGGTCCTGAACCCTATACGGGAGCGATGGACGAGATAGTCCTCTTCTCAAGGGCGCTGAGCGATGACGAGATAAAACAGCTGACCAAGGGATGGGCCAGCGTTCTGGGATTAGAGCCCGGAGCCAACATGTTGCCAATCACATGGGCCAGGATGAAGATCAGATAAGGTGAACGCCTCGAACTTGAAAGGCAAGATAGAGAAAATAGCGAGGATACTGGAGGAACACCAGGGGGTTCCTGAGCTTGACGATCTCGAGGACCCCCTGGATTGTCTCATCAGAACCATACTTTCGCAAAACACGAACGACGTTAACAGCAGCAGGGCATTTATGTCCCTCAAAAGCAGATTCCCGAGATGGGAGGATGTGCTGGAGGCGGATGAAAGTGAGATCGCCTACGCGATAAGATCGGGTGGACTATCAAAGCAGAAAAGCAAGGTCATCAAGGATTTCCTCAGATGGCTTAAAAAGGAGAAAGGCGAGCTTAACCTGGATTTTCTCAGGGACATGGATGATGAGGAAGTTATCTCTCTCCTGACGAAGCATAAGGGGATCGGCCTCAAGACAGCCTATATCGTTTTAGTCTTCGCACTAGGGAGGGATGTCTTCCCGGTGGACACGCATGTATTGAGGATCAGCAAGCGGCTTGGGCTTCTTCCCCGAAAAACCCCGGCTGATAAAGCCCATCGTCTGCTTAACCCCCTCATACCGAAGGGTAAGGGGTTTTCCTTTCACGTAAATCTCATAAGGTTCGGCAGGACGATCTGCACGGCCAGGAATCCTAAATGCCACATCTGTCCTTTAACCGGTCTTTGTGACTGGTATCTCTCAACTCGCTGACACGCCTCCGCATATATGAGACAAACCGCTTCAAAAGGGTATCGTCAAACTGATCCTCACTCCGATCGCCCTTGTAGATCTCCAGCGCCTGGAGGAGGATATTCTGAAATTCACCGGGCAGGCTCAGGATCGCCCAAGAACCGGCCTCCTCCTTCGAGGAGATCCTTCCTTCGAGAAGGTAGAGGTAAACCCTGCATAGGTTCAGGATGCCGTATACGGGATCTTCTCTCATTCTGTCACACGCCCATTGAAGGTCGCTCAGGATGGAAGCTATGTAATCCTCCTCCGGTATCATCGGAAAGACCTTCTCCGGTGGTGGTCCATGGAGAGATATCCCCCTGTTGATGGTGATCGTTATGTGGGCGGCTAAATCTTCGTCCTTAAGCCGTCTATCGTTCCAGTTCCTCCATTCCCCGCTTTGGAGCCCTTCGATATACTGATTCCTCCACTCCTCACTATAGTGGAGATCGAAGGGCGTCGGATACCTCCAAGGGTTGAGCTCGGCCTGACTTAGGAAGCTTATCTCAAGGGGGGAAGGGGAACCGGAGAGACGCAACAGAAGCCGAGCTACCTTTCGCTTTTCCTCAACCTCCATCCCCCGTTTCGTCACGGCGAGTAGATCCACATCGCTCCGTTTCGGGTTGAAGCATCCCATGGCGAGCGATCCGTGTAGATAAAGACCGATAAGGTCACCTTTCAGTATCTTCCGGAGGGCGAAAAGGAGCCGTTCGACCTGATCTCGAACGGCCTCAGGACAATTTTCCCATCCGTACATCTGAGACTCCCATCAGAGGATCAAACAGCCCCGCCTACGATCCTGATCAGGACACCGGCCAGCTTGATCGGATCGTGTCTGATCACCTTCTTTCTGATCACCTCGCCGCCATGGCTTTCCGTTATCTCCATCTCGGTTATCAGATCCTCCTGTATGACCTTTATCCCCTCGAGCCTGGGGCCGTCTATCTCCTCTCTGTAGAGCACCTGAACCTTTGATGGATCGATAAGATCTGAGGTGCTTC
Above is a window of Candidatus Poribacteria bacterium DNA encoding:
- a CDS encoding DUF4258 domain-containing protein, whose protein sequence is MAIRIHPHAKERMKERGATEDEVVATIEKGECFPAKFGRTGFRRNFSFEDRRRGKHYHTKQVEVYTVREDNEWVVITVITRYF
- a CDS encoding shikimate kinase, whose product is MANIILVGFMGTGKTAVGRKLSHILRYPLIDTDDLIEEEIGVSIPEIFNRFGEPFFREVESQVVERVSKLDAHVISTGGGVVLREENLKNLRRNGIIFCLNATPEEIWRRVSSESHRPLLNAPDPMGRIRKLLARRAPFYAKADFQIETTGRSIEEITEEILKIFRSEVRYEIGQR
- the aroC gene encoding chorismate synthase, which produces MLRKLEFLTAGESHGRALIAVLVGIPAGLKIDVEDINGDLRRRQGGYGRGGRMRIERDSVQIISGIRNGVTLGSPISMMISNKDWINWAQVMEPDPSRFSPDRADERKVTCPRPGHADLAGGIKYGHKDLRNVLERASARETAARVAVGALTKQFLREFGIAIRGYVIQIGDVKAERDRFDLDRVDSSPLRCPDPMVEGEMIRRINEAREKGDSIGGVFEVIARGVPVGLGSHAHWHLRLDARLSAALMSIPAIKGVEIGAGFKVAEKPGSSVHDEIFYSSERGFYRSTNNAGGIEGGISNGEEIVVRAAMKPIPTLTRPLRSVDIETKSPVEASRERSDVCAVPAASVVGEAMVGLILADAMLEKFGGDCMRETLRNFNSYVEGIERWPT
- a CDS encoding LamG domain-containing protein, translated to MFKSSIVLSLAGVMLFAGLCLALDPDDPALVGLWLCDEGKGDVVKDSSGNGNDGRFNGPFDWTDGKFGKAVLCKGSGSIDVDVSDSLNSITDALTIAGWFRVDGSSDTGPRRQEAYLLEDQSNSEPVPDGWSFRIWTDRGISPGFYGTTKLKQGQWYHIAGVYDGETMKLYIDGVPEPKALTSGGADWDAKWSGKIQTPGNPLQLKYGPEPYTGAMDEIVLFSRALSDDEIKQLTKGWASVLGLEPGANMLPITWARMKIR
- a CDS encoding endonuclease III; translation: MNASNLKGKIEKIARILEEHQGVPELDDLEDPLDCLIRTILSQNTNDVNSSRAFMSLKSRFPRWEDVLEADESEIAYAIRSGGLSKQKSKVIKDFLRWLKKEKGELNLDFLRDMDDEEVISLLTKHKGIGLKTAYIVLVFALGRDVFPVDTHVLRISKRLGLLPRKTPADKAHRLLNPLIPKGKGFSFHVNLIRFGRTICTARNPKCHICPLTGLCDWYLSTR
- a CDS encoding DUF4111 domain-containing protein produces the protein MYGWENCPEAVRDQVERLLFALRKILKGDLIGLYLHGSLAMGCFNPKRSDVDLLAVTKRGMEVEEKRKVARLLLRLSGSPSPLEISFLSQAELNPWRYPTPFDLHYSEEWRNQYIEGLQSGEWRNWNDRRLKDEDLAAHITITINRGISLHGPPPEKVFPMIPEEDYIASILSDLQWACDRMREDPVYGILNLCRVYLYLLEGRISSKEEAGSWAILSLPGEFQNILLQALEIYKGDRSEDQFDDTLLKRFVSYMRRRVSELRDTSHKDRLKDRCGI